Proteins encoded by one window of Burkholderia plantarii:
- a CDS encoding cupin domain-containing protein, whose product MLDKTLPPTLQLDDERAMLDAEYFEYTSSANPIGAKLISRVPYRTFAASLYDSGPTRIVPLDLSAELGCEYPATGPGLMASFVRIVAGEQVEVDPDATSQVCYVLDGAGSVAQGDSAFRFGQGDFFSLPGGAPAVIRADSTARLYYVSDAPLLAYLGAGIAQPRFAPTLYPAARARAELEKVATAPGAALRNRVSVLLGNRHFPQTRTVTHSMWAMFGTIAPNSVQKPHRHQSIALDFIPDCRPGVYTLVGTELDAGGNIVDAERVDWTPGMAFVTPPGYWHAHFNESNEAAYVIPLQDAGLQTYLRALDIRFAR is encoded by the coding sequence ATGCTCGACAAGACCCTGCCCCCCACGCTGCAACTCGACGACGAACGCGCCATGCTCGACGCCGAGTATTTCGAATACACCTCGTCGGCCAACCCGATCGGCGCGAAGCTGATCTCGCGCGTGCCGTACCGGACGTTCGCCGCGTCGCTCTACGACAGCGGGCCGACGCGCATCGTCCCGCTCGACCTGTCCGCCGAACTCGGCTGCGAGTATCCGGCGACCGGGCCGGGCCTGATGGCGAGCTTCGTGCGCATCGTGGCGGGCGAGCAGGTGGAGGTCGATCCGGACGCGACCTCGCAGGTGTGCTACGTGCTCGACGGCGCGGGCTCGGTCGCGCAGGGCGACAGCGCGTTCCGTTTCGGCCAGGGGGACTTCTTCTCGCTGCCGGGCGGCGCGCCGGCGGTGATTCGCGCCGATTCGACCGCGCGCCTCTACTACGTCAGCGACGCGCCGCTGCTCGCCTATCTCGGCGCCGGCATCGCGCAGCCGCGCTTCGCGCCGACGCTCTATCCGGCCGCCCGCGCCCGGGCGGAACTCGAGAAGGTGGCGACGGCGCCGGGCGCCGCGCTGCGCAACCGCGTGAGCGTGCTGCTCGGCAACCGCCATTTTCCGCAGACGCGCACGGTCACGCATTCGATGTGGGCGATGTTCGGGACAATCGCGCCGAACAGCGTGCAGAAGCCGCACCGGCACCAGTCGATCGCGCTCGATTTCATTCCGGATTGCCGGCCCGGCGTGTACACGCTGGTCGGCACGGAACTGGACGCCGGGGGCAACATCGTCGACGCCGAGCGCGTGGACTGGACGCCGGGCATGGCGTTCGTCACGCCGCCTGGTTACTGGCATGCGCACTTCAACGAATCGAACGAGGCCGCCTACGTGATCCCGCTGCAGGATGCGGGGCTGCAAACCTACCTGCGCGCGCTCGACATTCGCTTCGCGCGTTGA